One genomic window of Equus caballus isolate H_3958 breed thoroughbred chromosome 6, TB-T2T, whole genome shotgun sequence includes the following:
- the LRRC23 gene encoding leucine-rich repeat-containing protein 23 isoform X2: MKMIWKTLNQTRMIWKRKMMRRRQRSGRTTGRRGKNSLRKDLTDIYLLRSYIHLRYVDVSENHLTDLYPLNYLTHLLWLKADGNRLRSAQLNELPYLQIASFAHNQITDTEGISHPRLGSLDLKGNRIRMVTGLDPQKLISLHTLELRGNLLDSTLGINLPKLKNLFLAQNLLKKVEGLENLSNLTTLHLRDNQIETLSGFSKEMKSLQYLNLRGNMVTDLGELAKLRDLPKLRALVLLDNPCTDENDYRQEALVQMAHLERLDKDFFEEEERAEADEIRQRMKEEQDQEQEAEPEHDLELDQPST, translated from the exons ATGAAGATGATCTGGAAGACTTTGAACCAGACCCGGATGATCTGGAAAAGGAAGATGatgagaaggagacagaggagtGGGAGGACTacaggaaggagggggaagaacTCCCTGAGGAA AGATCTGACAGACATCTACTTGCTGCGTTCCTACATCCATCTGCGCTATGTGGATGTTTCtgagaaccacctgacagacttGTACCCACTCAATTACCTCACACACCTGCTCTGGCTCAAGGCTGATGGCAACCGGCTGCGGAGCGCCCAGCTGAACGAGCTGCCCTACCTGCAGATTGCCAGTTTTGCCCATAACCAGATCACTGACACTGAGGGCATCTCTCATCCTCGTCTGGGCAGCCTGGATCTCAAAG GAAACCGCATCCGCATGGTGACAGGTCTGGACCCCCAAAAGCTGATCAGCCTGCATACACTGGAGCTTCGGGGGAACCTGTTGGACAGCACCCTGGGAATCAACCTTCCTAAGCTGAAGAACCTCTTCCTG GCCCAGAACTTGCTGAAGAAGGTGGAAGGCTTGGAGAACCTTAGCAATCTCACTACCTTGCATCTTCGAGACAACCAGATTGAAACTCTGAGTGGCTTCTCCAAGGAAATGAAGTCACTGCAGTACCTCAACCTGAG GGGCAACATGGTGACTGACCTGGGGGAGCTAGCCAAGCTTCGGGACCTGCCCAAGCTTCGAGCCTTGGTGCTGCTGGACAACCCATGTACAGATGAGAACGACTACCGCCAGGAGGCCCTGGTGCAGATGGCACACCTCGAACGCCTGGACAAGGACTTCTTCGAGGAGGAGGAGCGGGCTGAGGCCG
- the LRRC23 gene encoding leucine-rich repeat-containing protein 23 isoform X1, with the protein MSDEDDLEDFEPDPDDLEKEDDEKETEEWEDYRKEGEELPEEWMPSPLTEDMMKEGLSLLCKTGSGLAHAYVKLELKERDLTDIYLLRSYIHLRYVDVSENHLTDLYPLNYLTHLLWLKADGNRLRSAQLNELPYLQIASFAHNQITDTEGISHPRLGSLDLKGNRIRMVTGLDPQKLISLHTLELRGNLLDSTLGINLPKLKNLFLAQNLLKKVEGLENLSNLTTLHLRDNQIETLSGFSKEMKSLQYLNLRGNMVTDLGELAKLRDLPKLRALVLLDNPCTDENDYRQEALVQMAHLERLDKDFFEEEERAEADEIRQRMKEEQDQEQEAEPEHDLELDQPST; encoded by the exons ATGTCAGATGAAGATGATCTGGAAGACTTTGAACCAGACCCGGATGATCTGGAAAAGGAAGATGatgagaaggagacagaggagtGGGAGGACTacaggaaggagggggaagaacTCCCTGAGGAA TGGATGCCCAGCCCCCTCACGGAGGACATGATGAAGGAAGGGCTTTCTCTGCTCTGTAAGACAGGCAGTGGACTGGCTCATGCTTATGTCAAGCTGGAGCTTAAAGAGAG AGATCTGACAGACATCTACTTGCTGCGTTCCTACATCCATCTGCGCTATGTGGATGTTTCtgagaaccacctgacagacttGTACCCACTCAATTACCTCACACACCTGCTCTGGCTCAAGGCTGATGGCAACCGGCTGCGGAGCGCCCAGCTGAACGAGCTGCCCTACCTGCAGATTGCCAGTTTTGCCCATAACCAGATCACTGACACTGAGGGCATCTCTCATCCTCGTCTGGGCAGCCTGGATCTCAAAG GAAACCGCATCCGCATGGTGACAGGTCTGGACCCCCAAAAGCTGATCAGCCTGCATACACTGGAGCTTCGGGGGAACCTGTTGGACAGCACCCTGGGAATCAACCTTCCTAAGCTGAAGAACCTCTTCCTG GCCCAGAACTTGCTGAAGAAGGTGGAAGGCTTGGAGAACCTTAGCAATCTCACTACCTTGCATCTTCGAGACAACCAGATTGAAACTCTGAGTGGCTTCTCCAAGGAAATGAAGTCACTGCAGTACCTCAACCTGAG GGGCAACATGGTGACTGACCTGGGGGAGCTAGCCAAGCTTCGGGACCTGCCCAAGCTTCGAGCCTTGGTGCTGCTGGACAACCCATGTACAGATGAGAACGACTACCGCCAGGAGGCCCTGGTGCAGATGGCACACCTCGAACGCCTGGACAAGGACTTCTTCGAGGAGGAGGAGCGGGCTGAGGCCG